ACTCCTCGTGCCAGGATGGCGGCGACGACTACGTCAATGCCGCGCACGTCGATGGTCTTGATGCCACGTGCAGAGACCTGCAGGGTGACATTCCGGCGCAGGGACGGAACCCAGTAGCGCTTCTTCTGGATGTTCGGGTCGAACCGGCGCTTGTTGCGGCGGTGCGAGTGCGAAATGCTGTGTCCAAAGCCCGGCTCGGCTCCGGTCACCTGGCAGTGTGCTGCCATGACGACTCTCCTCATGAAAATAAAATGAAACGGCTGGCGGAGTTCCCGCATAACCGTGCGGCAGGCGGCGTCCGCATCCAGCTCCCACGTTGTTCGGCGGTGCTACGGCAACCGGCTGAACCGGGTTGCAGTCTGCACTGCGGCGACAATTGTGGACTTGGGCACGGGGCGGAGGAGACCTTGTGGGAAACCGCCGGCGAGTGCCGGATGCTGGGCGAATACAGGAGTGCACGCAACTTGAGCCCCTAACTACCGGCCACCGGAAGTGCCTGATTTCGCAGACTTTCCCGCCAACCGGAGCAATTGCACACGCTCCGCGCCACCTAGCGCCTACCAAGTCTACGAGCTAGGCGAATTAAAGACCAATCCGCGGCCCGAGGGTGTATAAGCGCCGGGCCTCTCGCGGGGAAGTCATAAGAGGGGCGCAGTCCTTTCACAGCAAAATGATAGGCAATGGGCAGAGTCTGGATTCATGAACACAACCACCCAGACCGCCTTGCGCCCCGCGGCGCGACGGGCCCCCGGGGCCCGGAACCCTTCAAGGGACAACACCGTCGGCGGATGCTTCAGGCAGACCTCCTGACCGTGATCGCCTGGGCGTCACTGGCCGGGGCTGTTGCGTTGTGGCTCGCCGACGGCGGTGCCGCCGGCTTCTCGACTCTGGCCGGATCGTTCACAGCGATGGGGATCGTGGCGGGGCTCGCCGGCATGGACCTGGTGCTGCTGATGCTGCTCCTCGCGGCACGCCTCCCGGTCATCGACGGCGCCGTGGGCCATGACCGCGCCCTTGAATTCCACCGGAAACTCGGGAAGCCGTCGCTCTATCTCCTGCTGGCGCACGGTGTCCTGCTGGCGATCGGCTACGGACTGGCCGAAGGCCTCGACCCGGTCAGCGAAGCGGTCGCCCTGTGGGTGCTCGTGCCCGACATGTGGCTGGCGTACGTATCCATGGCCCTGTTTATCGCCGTCGTCGTCACCTCCCTGGTGGCCGTCCGCCGTCGTTTTCCCTATGAGT
The nucleotide sequence above comes from Arthrobacter sp. KBS0702. Encoded proteins:
- the rpmB gene encoding 50S ribosomal protein L28; the protein is MAAHCQVTGAEPGFGHSISHSHRRNKRRFDPNIQKKRYWVPSLRRNVTLQVSARGIKTIDVRGIDVVVAAILARGVKL